The DNA window GCCGAGGCGCACGCGCCCGCGGTCGGCGCGCAACGCCCCGGCGATGAGATTCAGGACCGTCGTCTTCCCCGATCCGTTCGGACCCAGCAACCCCAGGATCTCTCCGGCGGCCACGCCGAAGGAGACATCGATGACGGCCCGCAGGCCGCCGAAGGTCTTCGACAGCCCCTCGACCCGCAGCAGGTCCGTCAGATCACCGCGCACGCCAGGGCGGCGCCGGATACTGGAAGGGCGATGCTCCCGCTCCCTGCGGCCACACCCGCACCTGGCGCCCGCCCTGCCACTGGTTCAGCACGAACTGCACGACGCCCGTCCCGTCGGCCCGGAAGCGGACCGGTCCGGCCACGGTCATCATGTTGGTGGCGGCCATGGCGTCGCGGATCGCCGCCGGCTCCAGCCTGTTGGCGCGTTCCACGGCGCCGGCCACGATCTGCACGCAGGCGTAGGCCGGCCCGGCCGTGACGTCGGTCGGTCGACCGAACCTCGCCTGGTGCTTCGCGTTCAGCTCGGCCACGCCCGGATAGGTCAGCGAGGAGTGCCAGCCCGGCGCGAAGAGGACGTAGTCGCCGTCCTTGCCCAGGGCCTGCCCCCAGGAGGCCGGATCGGCGGCCCGCACCATCAGGATAGTCTTGGGGGTGAAGTCCAGTTCCTTCATCTGCCGGATCAGCCCCAGTCCGTCCGGCGGCGTGGGGATGGAGAACACGGCCTCGGCGCTGGCCGCCTTGGCCCGCAGGATGATGTCGGAGAAGTCGCGGGTCCCCACGGTGTACTCCGCGGAGAGGACGATCTGATAGCCGAACTCGGTGGAGCGCGCGGTCCACAGCCGGTCCATCTCCCGACCCCAGTCGGTGCGCTCGGCGAAGATGGCCACCCGCGTGGGTCGCTGACCGGCGGGCACCGCGGCGTTCAGGAAGCGGTACATGCCGATGGCGATGTCGGGGGACTTGATGAAGGGCGAGAAGAGGTACTTGAACCCCTGCTGGTGGACGGACCACAGGGCAAAGGCCACGCCGCAATAGGGGATGCGGTTCTTCTCCGCCACCGCCGCCGCCGCGGCATGGAGGTCGCTGCCGAAGCCGCCC is part of the Armatimonadota bacterium genome and encodes:
- a CDS encoding amino acid ABC transporter substrate-binding protein, coding for MRKVVLAVAVAAVVLSLWAPGIVGAPAGTVKLGAVIPLTGRFAGGGAQIRAGYEIAVEDINARGGVQVGGRRMPLELMVLDDESDPTKTVSRLETLATQGAVVYLGGFGSDLHAAAAAVAEKNRIPYCGVAFALWSVHQQGFKYLFSPFIKSPDIAIGMYRFLNAAVPAGQRPTRVAIFAERTDWGREMDRLWTARSTEFGYQIVLSAEYTVGTRDFSDIILRAKAASAEAVFSIPTPPDGLGLIRQMKELDFTPKTILMVRAADPASWGQALGKDGDYVLFAPGWHSSLTYPGVAELNAKHQARFGRPTDVTAGPAYACVQIVAGAVERANRLEPAAIRDAMAATNMMTVAGPVRFRADGTGVVQFVLNQWQGGRQVRVWPQGAGASPFQYPAPPWRAR